Proteins co-encoded in one Paraburkholderia edwinii genomic window:
- a CDS encoding IclR family transcriptional regulator — MTERKPAKKTTTAKAKSEDEIAPEKDRQFVTALARGLDVLRCFTRATPALGTADIARMTGLAQPTVWRLCYTLIQEGYLVQTDRGGRLRPGISVLGLGQAAIASMPIAELARDDMQTLASRYQCAVSLGMRDGHYMVYMQRMQGSQIILRDLEVGSRVPLSSSATGWAYLAGLPDEEREQVFKELQEIEKKRWTTLLPKIKQSITQYKRTGYIINKGSLHAQINAVAVPVMSSDGNVLLSLSAGGISLVFDDETLVKVGNELKRLATRFASALDTMR; from the coding sequence TTGACAGAACGAAAACCAGCTAAAAAAACAACCACTGCCAAGGCGAAGAGCGAAGACGAGATCGCTCCGGAAAAAGACCGCCAGTTCGTGACCGCGCTGGCCCGAGGACTCGACGTATTGCGCTGCTTCACGCGCGCGACTCCGGCGCTCGGCACGGCCGATATCGCGCGCATGACCGGCCTTGCGCAGCCGACTGTCTGGCGGCTTTGCTACACGCTGATCCAGGAGGGCTATCTCGTGCAGACGGACCGCGGCGGCCGTCTGCGTCCCGGCATTTCGGTGCTCGGCCTCGGGCAGGCGGCGATCGCCAGCATGCCGATCGCCGAACTCGCACGCGACGATATGCAGACGCTCGCGAGCCGCTATCAATGCGCCGTCTCGCTCGGCATGCGCGACGGGCACTACATGGTCTATATGCAGCGCATGCAGGGCTCGCAGATCATCCTGCGCGATCTCGAAGTCGGTTCGCGCGTGCCGCTGTCGTCGTCGGCCACGGGCTGGGCGTACCTTGCCGGTCTGCCCGACGAGGAACGCGAGCAGGTCTTCAAGGAGCTGCAGGAGATCGAGAAAAAGCGCTGGACCACGCTGCTGCCCAAGATCAAGCAATCGATCACGCAGTACAAGCGCACGGGTTACATCATCAACAAGGGCTCGTTGCATGCGCAGATCAATGCGGTCGCGGTGCCGGTCATGTCGTCGGACGGCAACGTGCTGCTGTCGCTGAGCGCGGGCGGCATCAGCCTCGTGTTCGACGACGAAACGCTCGTCAAGGTCGGCAACGAATTGAAGCGGCTCGCCACGCGCTTCGCCTCGGCGCTCGATACGATGAGATAA
- a CDS encoding CoxG family protein: MDFKGSETIKAPRSLVWKCLNDPDVLKNCVPGCQSFTAEGEDTFLATVTLAVGPVKANFKGNLKLSDRVEPQGYRIVGQGEGGIAGFGKMNAEVALSDEGEDTVLSYVAYAEVGGKLAQIGTRLVSSVANKLAATFFQRFNENVSALAAQQ; this comes from the coding sequence ATGGATTTCAAGGGATCGGAAACGATCAAGGCGCCGCGCAGCCTCGTGTGGAAATGCCTGAATGATCCGGACGTGCTGAAGAACTGCGTGCCGGGTTGCCAGTCATTTACTGCGGAAGGTGAAGACACGTTTCTCGCGACGGTGACCCTTGCGGTCGGTCCGGTCAAAGCCAACTTCAAGGGCAATCTGAAGCTGTCGGACCGTGTCGAGCCGCAAGGGTATCGGATTGTCGGTCAGGGCGAAGGCGGTATCGCGGGCTTCGGCAAGATGAACGCCGAGGTGGCGCTTAGCGACGAAGGCGAGGACACCGTGCTGTCGTATGTCGCCTACGCGGAAGTGGGCGGCAAGCTGGCGCAGATCGGCACGCGCCTCGTGTCGTCGGTGGCGAACAAGCTGGCGGCGACGTTCTTTCAGCGTTTCAACGAGAACGTGAGCGCGCTCGCTGCGCAGCAGTGA
- a CDS encoding fumarylacetoacetate hydrolase family protein, whose amino-acid sequence MKLFRFDDGRIGVQSGNESYDITDALGIDTQMWPPVQMVQVIRQFSESAPAVLDHPKTRRIDLASVRLLVPIEWPNKLLALPVNYVAHGAEMNSANRADLNGFFLKANSSLSGPNDAVVLPDLPGREIHHECELGIVIGKGGRNISRADAYDHIFGYACLIDMVVRGKEERVMRKSYDTFCPFGPWIVTADEVPDPANLQTRLWVNDELRQDSNTKDLIVDIPGMIELISRVATLYPGDIIAAGTPAGVGPVQRGDRMRIAIDHVGEMTLDVR is encoded by the coding sequence ATGAAACTGTTTCGCTTCGACGACGGCCGGATCGGCGTTCAATCCGGCAACGAGAGTTACGACATCACCGACGCGCTCGGCATCGATACGCAGATGTGGCCGCCCGTGCAGATGGTGCAGGTGATTCGCCAGTTCAGCGAATCGGCGCCAGCCGTCCTTGATCATCCGAAGACGCGCCGCATCGATCTCGCCTCCGTGCGTCTGCTCGTGCCGATCGAATGGCCGAACAAGCTGCTCGCGCTGCCTGTCAATTACGTCGCGCACGGCGCCGAAATGAACTCGGCCAATCGCGCGGATCTGAACGGCTTCTTCCTGAAAGCGAACTCGTCGCTGTCGGGCCCGAACGACGCGGTGGTGCTGCCCGATCTGCCCGGCCGCGAAATTCACCACGAGTGCGAGCTCGGTATCGTGATCGGCAAGGGCGGCCGCAACATCAGCCGCGCGGATGCCTACGATCACATCTTCGGCTATGCGTGCCTGATCGACATGGTCGTGCGCGGCAAGGAAGAGCGCGTGATGCGCAAGTCGTACGACACGTTCTGCCCGTTCGGACCTTGGATCGTTACCGCCGACGAAGTGCCGGATCCGGCCAATCTGCAAACGCGCCTGTGGGTCAACGACGAGTTGCGGCAAGACTCGAACACGAAAGACCTGATTGTCGACATTCCCGGCATGATCGAGCTGATCTCGCGCGTCGCGACGCTGTATCCTGGCGACATCATCGCGGCGGGCACGCCGGCCGGCGTCGGCCCTGTGCAACGCGGCGATCGCATGCGTATTGCGATCGACCACGTCGGAGAGATGACGCTGGACGTCCGCTAG